A genomic region of Xanthomonas campestris pv. phormiicola contains the following coding sequences:
- a CDS encoding DUF3052 domain-containing protein → MSMKPAGCSGTPLAQKLGIAANSTVVARYAPDNYRTLLGPLPAGAVFDSAVSPATDIVHFFAERKRVLEAELAALRSAIRPNGVVWVSWPKKASKLPTDITEDTIRELALPLGFVDVKVCAVDAIWSGLKLVIRKELR, encoded by the coding sequence ATGAGCATGAAGCCCGCCGGCTGCTCCGGAACGCCTCTCGCCCAAAAGCTGGGGATCGCGGCCAACAGCACCGTGGTTGCGCGATACGCGCCCGACAACTACCGCACATTGCTCGGGCCGCTTCCCGCTGGGGCCGTCTTCGACTCGGCCGTTTCTCCCGCCACCGACATCGTGCATTTCTTCGCCGAGCGCAAGCGCGTCCTGGAAGCAGAACTCGCAGCGCTGCGAAGCGCGATCCGGCCCAATGGCGTTGTCTGGGTCTCCTGGCCCAAGAAGGCATCGAAGCTGCCGACCGACATCACCGAAGACACCATCCGGGAGTTGGCGCTGCCGCTCGGCTTCGTCGACGTGAAGGTCTGCGCGGTGGACGCGATCTGGTCGGGCCTGAAGTTGGTCATTCGCAAGGAACTCAGATAG
- a CDS encoding YwqG family protein, giving the protein MTDAAVQTLHQLRTRLRHASVATVGGFRPPEDPLTSWFCRAVGLPDEGLPWWDGEPMFPLLQVRIDELPFVPPQLDGIALLVLFQNLQRHPFDRAHGDGWLVREYRSLDGLQPLPSTAHPFRPFPIRWSEVGDDAPGWEDAWDCVDLTPVNDDQAASDAFFDDFARYAGTKFGGYPTEIQHGVGLKDFVFQVASEEKVGWMWADNGVGYFFRSPEGQWSWSCQFY; this is encoded by the coding sequence ATGACTGATGCTGCAGTCCAAACGCTGCACCAGCTGCGCACCCGGCTACGCCATGCTTCCGTCGCTACGGTCGGCGGCTTCCGCCCACCCGAGGACCCGTTGACGTCATGGTTCTGCCGCGCAGTCGGCCTGCCGGACGAAGGCCTTCCTTGGTGGGACGGCGAGCCGATGTTTCCGCTGTTGCAGGTCCGGATCGACGAGCTGCCCTTCGTTCCCCCGCAGCTGGACGGCATCGCGCTGCTGGTGCTGTTCCAGAACCTGCAGCGTCACCCATTCGATCGTGCGCATGGCGATGGCTGGCTGGTCCGCGAGTACAGGTCGCTGGATGGCCTGCAGCCGCTTCCCTCCACAGCGCACCCGTTTCGGCCTTTTCCGATCCGATGGAGCGAGGTAGGAGACGATGCTCCCGGGTGGGAAGACGCCTGGGACTGCGTCGACCTGACGCCCGTCAACGACGACCAAGCGGCATCCGATGCATTCTTCGACGACTTCGCGCGCTACGCCGGTACCAAGTTCGGCGGATACCCTACCGAGATCCAGCATGGCGTCGGCTTGAAGGACTTCGTCTTCCAGGTGGCGTCGGAAGAGAAGGTTGGCTGGATGTGGGCAGACAACGGCGTCGGCTACTTCTTCCGCTCGCCCGAAGGGCAATGGTCATGGTCCTGCCAGTTCTACTGA
- a CDS encoding trypsin-like serine protease, which yields MPRLFLLALLVVSFSASAIVIRDDVDDAKYRVPASEFPALVDMPGEGHGVLIAPQWVVTAAHAVTWQSEIKQVTLNGIPRDVERLVIHPGYKKPPQELLDQALATWDWTLFRVLLSSSDDIALLKLAQPVTDVTPAAISRSNDEFGQVIKIIGKGATGNGVTGYEFSSAHRTELRRAYNKVTSADGRWFCYMFDKPSDALPLEGGSGSGDSGGPVLFQTRKDWLLAGLTSWSDPQSAIRTPGRYGQISCNVRLSHYSEWIESIISTPP from the coding sequence ATGCCCCGACTCTTCTTGCTCGCACTGCTTGTTGTGTCCTTCAGTGCAAGCGCAATCGTCATTCGAGATGACGTTGACGACGCAAAGTATCGGGTTCCGGCGTCTGAGTTTCCTGCTCTAGTGGACATGCCTGGTGAGGGACATGGCGTGCTGATTGCACCGCAATGGGTTGTGACCGCTGCCCATGCGGTCACGTGGCAATCCGAAATCAAGCAGGTCACTCTTAATGGGATACCTCGGGACGTTGAACGCCTCGTGATACACCCCGGATACAAGAAGCCTCCGCAAGAGCTACTCGACCAAGCGCTAGCCACTTGGGATTGGACGCTGTTCAGAGTATTGCTCTCCTCCTCCGATGACATCGCACTTCTCAAGTTGGCACAACCCGTTACGGATGTCACTCCGGCCGCAATCAGCAGGAGCAATGACGAGTTCGGCCAGGTCATCAAGATCATAGGAAAAGGCGCTACGGGTAACGGAGTCACCGGATACGAATTCAGCAGCGCCCACCGCACGGAGCTTCGCCGTGCGTACAACAAAGTCACCAGCGCCGATGGCCGCTGGTTCTGCTATATGTTCGACAAGCCGTCGGACGCCCTCCCGCTTGAGGGCGGGTCTGGAAGTGGGGACAGTGGCGGACCCGTCCTTTTCCAGACTCGGAAGGATTGGCTCTTGGCCGGACTGACCTCATGGTCGGATCCTCAAAGCGCCATCAGGACGCCAGGAAGATATGGTCAGATCAGCTGCAATGTCCGCCTGAGTCATTACAGCGAGTGGATTGAAAGCATCATATCTACACCGCCGTAG
- a CDS encoding amino acid racemase, which produces MRIPLHIGIVACSAEGAALCYRTICAEGAALLGPHAHPEVSLHSASLAEYVACLNAGDLDGVATLMLSSARKLAAAGADFLICPDNTIHQAFAQVAAASPLPWLNIAQVVASEAVARGYGRLGITGTQWLVASNVYPDQLHAQGLECIRPTDAERDEIGRLIMDELVYGVFKPETTAYFQQMIHRLKNRGCDAVILGCTEIPLIINDDNSALPTLDSTRLLARAALREAIENAR; this is translated from the coding sequence ATGAGAATCCCCCTACATATCGGCATCGTTGCATGTTCTGCCGAGGGCGCGGCGCTTTGCTACCGGACCATCTGCGCGGAGGGGGCAGCCTTGTTGGGACCGCACGCGCATCCGGAGGTGTCCTTGCATTCGGCGTCTCTTGCCGAGTACGTCGCGTGCCTCAACGCCGGCGATCTCGACGGTGTTGCAACGCTGATGCTTTCGTCGGCCAGGAAGCTGGCCGCCGCAGGGGCGGATTTCCTGATCTGCCCCGACAACACCATCCATCAAGCGTTCGCCCAGGTTGCGGCGGCATCTCCGCTGCCATGGCTGAACATTGCGCAGGTTGTGGCGTCGGAGGCCGTCGCAAGAGGCTACGGCCGCCTCGGCATTACCGGGACCCAGTGGCTCGTTGCCAGCAACGTCTATCCGGACCAGTTGCATGCGCAAGGACTGGAGTGCATTCGTCCCACTGACGCGGAACGCGACGAAATCGGCCGCTTGATCATGGATGAACTGGTCTATGGCGTGTTCAAGCCGGAAACCACCGCGTATTTCCAGCAGATGATTCATCGACTCAAGAATCGCGGTTGCGACGCCGTCATTCTTGGATGCACGGAGATCCCGCTGATCATCAACGACGACAACTCTGCGCTTCCAACATTGGACTCGACGCGATTGCTCGCTCGCGCCGCCTTACGCGAAGCAATCGAGAACGCGCGGTAG
- a CDS encoding ATP-binding protein, producing MHINPDRFLQIETGRVVTPECNQAAWTKSYQVLDEALRNAGSFQQSLRACRPAGCGRERLAKSVASTLRGAIIFDAILVEQAERQPIVAAARSHPVEALAVWFKTPLEACLSGNASRPADEVVAEQAVRNVHSAIEPPSLIEGFAKVIEVQ from the coding sequence GTGCATATCAACCCCGATCGCTTCCTGCAGATCGAAACCGGCCGTGTCGTCACGCCGGAATGCAACCAGGCGGCATGGACGAAATCGTACCAGGTCTTGGACGAAGCGCTTCGGAACGCAGGATCCTTCCAGCAAAGTCTACGTGCTTGTAGGCCCGCGGGGTGCGGGCGAGAGCGCCTGGCCAAATCCGTCGCATCAACACTCCGGGGCGCGATCATCTTCGACGCCATCTTGGTCGAGCAGGCCGAGCGCCAGCCCATCGTGGCCGCAGCAAGATCGCACCCGGTGGAGGCCCTCGCCGTTTGGTTCAAGACGCCGCTCGAGGCATGCCTCTCGGGTAACGCCTCACGGCCGGCCGATGAAGTCGTGGCCGAGCAAGCTGTGCGGAATGTACACTCGGCCATCGAGCCGCCAAGCCTGATTGAGGGCTTCGCGAAAGTGATAGAGGTGCAATGA
- a CDS encoding PQQ-dependent sugar dehydrogenase, whose translation MFPQWRGSALISGLVSGGVIRVTVDRKGGATAVQRWSPDKRISDIEEAPDGALWVLEDAQPGGLYRLTSK comes from the coding sequence ATGTTCCCGCAGTGGAGGGGCAGCGCATTGATCAGCGGCCTTGTCAGCGGGGGAGTCATTCGCGTCACCGTTGACCGCAAGGGCGGCGCCACCGCGGTCCAGCGCTGGAGCCCGGACAAACGCATAAGCGATATCGAAGAGGCGCCGGATGGCGCGTTGTGGGTATTGGAGGATGCGCAACCCGGTGGCCTGTACCGGCTCACGTCGAAGTAA